The following coding sequences are from one Camarhynchus parvulus chromosome 1, STF_HiC, whole genome shotgun sequence window:
- the PRSS23 gene encoding serine protease 23, whose translation MAALSTLILLLCAAKDVMPSSPHWKPTWPSYRVPVILPQSTLNLDKPQFDAEARLEVVSPCGPACHKSSPLPTYEEVKNYLSYETLYANGSLTETEVGIYILSNGGDGSRGRSRTKRQIYGYDSRFSIFGKDFLLNYPFSTSVKLSTGCTGTLVAEKHVLTAAHCIHDGKSYVKGAQKLRVGFLKPKQKDGGKGSNITNSAMPEKMKFQWIRVKRTHVPKGWIKGNANDIGMDYDYALLELKKPHKRKFMKIGVSPPARHLPGGRIHFSGYDNDRPGNLVYRFCDVKDETYDLLYQQCDAQPGASGSGVYVRMWKRQNHKWERKIIGIFSGHQWVDMNGTPQDFNVAVRITPLKYAQICYWIKGNYLDCREG comes from the coding sequence ATGGCAGCCTTATCCACGTTAATCCTCCTTTTGTGTGCTGCTAAAGATGTGATGCCTTCCAGTCCTCACTGGAAGCCAACTTGGCCATCTTACAGAGTTCCCGTTATCCTGCCGCAGTCTACCCTAAACTTGGACAAACCCCAGTTTGATGCTGAAGCCAGACTGGAAGTGGTATCTCCATGTGGCCCAGCATGCCACAAAAGCTCTCCGCTGCCGACTTACGAAGAGGTGAAGAACTACCTGTCCTACGAAACCTTGTACGCTAACGGCAGCCTCACAGAAACCGAGGTGGGCATATACATCCTGAGCAATGGTGGCGACGGCTCCCGAGGCAGATCTCGAACTAAGAGGCAGATCTATGGCTATGACAGCAGGTTTAGCATTTTTGGGAAAGACTTCTTGTTGAATTACCCGTTCTCCACGTCGGTGAAGCTCTCTACGGGTTGCACGGGGACGCTGGTGGCCGAAAAGCACGTTCTTACTGCCGCTCATTGTATCCATGATGGAAAGAGTTATGTCAAGGGAGCTCAGAAACTGCGGGTGGGGTTCCTAAAGCCCAAACAGAAAGATGGCGGCAAAGGGTCCAATATCACCAACTCGGCAATgcctgagaaaatgaaattccagTGGATCCGAGTGAAACGGACACATGTCCCCAAAGGATGGATCAAAGGCAATGCCAATGACATTGGCATGGATTATGACTatgccctgctggagctgaagaAGCCGCATAAAAGAAAGTTTATGAAGATAGGTGTGAGCCCACCAGCAAGACACTTACCTGGAGGGAGGATTCACTTCTCTGGCTACGACAATGACCGTCCGGGAAACCTGGTTTACCGCTTCTGTGATGTCAAAGACGAAACGTACGACCTGCTGTACCAGCAGTGTGATGCCCAGCCGGGTGCCAGTGGATCTGGGGTATATGTGAGGATGTGGAAGAGACAGAATCACAAATGGGAGCGTAAAATTATTGGTATATTTTCAGGCCATCAGTGGGTGGACATGAATGGCACCCCGCAGGATTTCAATGTAGCTGTTCGCATTACACCCCTCAAATACGCACAGATCTGTTACTGGATCAAAGGCAACTACCTTGACTGCAGGGAAGGATAA